The following are from one region of the Aspergillus chevalieri M1 DNA, chromosome 1, nearly complete sequence genome:
- a CDS encoding uncharacterized protein (COG:S;~EggNog:ENOG410PP8G;~InterPro:IPR012943;~PFAM:PF07989;~go_component: GO:0005815 - microtubule organizing center [Evidence IEA]): MDKKQRHGSFSVSSCLADPSPYPLHHTSRCRSESLKNLPNDTPESPRPASLVRVKGQELAMQTPPKKSGMLAANSTIYPTTRDGVDNRSEMVWANDQSPTKSPSKRTPGRPGTPGTPGTPRRAGTPEASSTLVNPSSALLQDLLKEQRACRGVRASTEEMDAQVPRTPDRPSARSRSQSQSQSQSQDDTSDKQKKFNSALSAGLRQPREMGVREMDQYVSKMNKQNFDLKLEIFHRAQQVSALEKRMERMEELEGEVKRIGALEDELQELRHAEEDNQRLRESNEQLRQELDKRDQAVTEAVDLICQLEAKVAELEAANPSRPSTAPSEGTDVATPKQPTFDNLERTTPKCVTKLDQHRDASPERPHLQSAPSFLRDENRTPALRGLYIPSGNQSQSAMSVITKSESLNSMNETAEPASPRLSALSECSDLIPEEVPVLEEEADQPENGSRGEESEAGSSDTFGRKFQVRSQERKREHINQWIRPMPGVYSNQNGSPRQKKRSNDSMDPRQRVRMDGLFGGSRLPPTPDTMSTAPRNNRSNGSIQAAKGRKQQLDRPRSFDELTSRRSSDNSARTGSMGTNMSDTSGRELQAIERHETPAIAPLNSISTKHRRHASCQESTTSWDGTDHHGENENKSKRHTVNLPSSSPQLTPQDWVEAANSTPEEKAGYHKPSKYYQNSASMGTRYPAKTSFDVRRHSMDSAIRRSTTEPTLDPHSLEFAPHPAVRPPAPAPEPARRRISFRPPFFSLFGNSRRLQQSATQDSRSSEEHAPAPVVPKARTSGLKSTPKLIEYRPTSSRAELGPPLPTYADPAQRALIHSSTESNVMNNGTRPITSNSKEHKRRSSLSIIGWMKGATGKKSEPSSPITPTQSNNAVRSRRSSLRMTPDISDSAKDMAANTSTHAFTGSPNPNPDEAGRRLRYIERRGRRGSLMR; encoded by the exons ATGGACAAAAAACAGAGACACGGCTCCTTCTCGGTGTCTTCCTGTTTAGCCGACCCTTCGCCATACCCATTGCATCACACCTCTCGCTGTCGCAGCGAATCGCTGAAGAATCTTCCAAACG ACACCCCGGAATCTCCTCGACCAGCATCCCTTGTTCGCGTGAAGGGCCAGGAACTCGCCATGCAAACTCCTCCGAAGAAGTCAGGTATGCTCGCAGCCAATTCGACTATATATCCTACCACGCGTGACGGAGTTGACAATCGTTCAGAGATGGTATGGGCCAACGATCAATCGCCCACCAAATCGCCTAGCAAAAGAACACCAGGGAGACCCGGAACTCCAGGAACACCAGGGACGCCTCGCAGAGCTG GAACCCCGGAAGCCAGCAGCACGCTTGTCAATCCTTCCTCCGCTCTCCTCCAAGACCTGCTTAAAGAACAACGTGCCTGTCGAGGTGTGCGGGCGTCTACagaagaaatggatgctCAGGTGCCACGAACCCCGGATCGTCCTTCCGCCCGGTCGCGGTCGCAATCCCAGTCCCAATCGCAGTCCCAGGACGATACGAGCGATAAACAGAAGAAGTTCAATTCGGCTTTGTCAGCGGGTCTAAGGCAACCGCGGGAGATGGGTGTCAGGGAAATGGACCAG TACGTGTCCAAGATGAATAAACAAAATTTTGATTTGAAATTGGAAATCTTCCACCGGGCCCAGCAAGTTTCAGCTTTGGAAAAAAGGATGGAACGCATGGAGGAACTGGAAGGGGAGGTGAAACGGATAGGTGCATTGGAAGATGAGCTGCAAGAGCTCCGCCATGCAGAAGAGGACAACCAGCGGCTACGTGAGTCGAACGAGCAATTACGGCAAGAGCTTGACAAACGAGACCAGGCAGTTACAGAGGCAGTTGATCTCATCTGTCAGCTTGAGGCAAAAGTGGCTGAACTGGAGGCAGCAAACCCATCGAGACCGTCCACGGCGCCTAGCGAAGGCACGGATGTTGCAACGCCGAAACAGCCTACCTTTGATAACCTGGAGAGGACGACGCCGAAATGTGTTACGAAGCTGGATCAGCACCGCGATGCGTCTCCCGAACGTCCTCACCTCCAGAGCGCACCGTCCTTCCTTCGTGACGAGAACAGAACACCTGCTTTGCGCGGCCTTTATATCCCCAGTGGCAATCAGTCACAGTCAGCTATGAGCGTAATTACGAAGAGTGAAAGCTTGAACTCCATGAATGAGACCGCAGAGCCTGCTTCCCCAAGACTGAGCGCCCTGAGCGAATGCAGTGACCTCATTCCCGAAGAAGTCCCTGTATTAGAAGAGGAAGCCGATCAACCTGAGAATGGAAGCCGAGGTGAGGAATCAGAAGCAGGCAGTTCTGACACGTTTGGACGGAAGTTCCAGGTTCGCTCGCAGGAAAGAAAACGTGAACACATCAATCAATGGATACGACCGATGCCGGGTGTGTACTCGAACCAGAATGGCTCCCCAAGGCAGAAGAAGCgatccaatgattccatgGATCCCCGCCAGAGAGTAAGAATGGATGGTTTGTTTGGAGGTTCGAGGCTTCCACCTACTCCGGATACAATGAGCACCGCACCGCGGAACAACCGGTCGAATGGTAGTATTCAAGCGGCCAAAGGCCGGAAGCAACAGCTTGACCGGCCGCGTTCTTTTGATGAACTGACATCGCGGAGAAGCTCTGACAATAGTGCGCGGACTGGTAGCATGGGCACCAATATGAGTGACACTTCAGGTCGTGAGTTGCAAGCCATTGAAAGACATGAAACACCTGCAATAGCTCCATTGAATTCCATCTCAACAAAGCACCGTCGCCACGCGTCTTGCCAAGAATCCACTACCTCATGGGATGGCACAGACCATCATGGTGAGAATGAAAACAAGAGCAAGCGACACACAGTAAACCTCCCGTCTTCTTCGCCACAATTAACTCCGCAGGATTGGGTTGAAGCGGCGAACTCGACTCCTGAGGAAAAGGCAGGCTATCACAAGCCCAGCAAATATTACCAGAATAGTGCGTCGATGGGTACTAGATATCCAGCCAAAACCAGCTTTGATGTACGACGGCATAGCATGGATTCCGCCATCCGTCGGTCTACAACGGAGCCCACCTTGGATCCTCATTCCCTTGAATTTGCACCTCATCCTGCAGTGCGACCACCTGCGCCTGCACCAGAACCTGCCCGACGGCGAATCAGTTTCCGGCCGCCGTTCTTTAGCCTCTTTGGAAACTCCCGTCGTCTGCAGCAATCCGCTACCCAGGACTCTAGGAGTAGCGAGGAGCACGCACCGGCTCCTGTTGTACCGAAAGCCCGTACCTCGGGGTTGAAGTCAACACCCAAACTTATCGAATACCGGCCGACATCCAGCCGCGCAGAACTAGGCCCTCCTCTCCCGACATACGCTGACCCTGCCCAGCGTGCTCTCATCCATTCTTCTACAGAATCCAACGTAATGAACAATGGCACTCGACCTATCACTTCTAATAGCAAGGAGCACAAGCGCCGCAGCTCCCTTTCAATCATCGGCTGGATGAAGGGAGCAACCGGCAAAAAGTCCGAACCCAGTTCTCCAATCACACCCACACAATCCAACAACGCAGTGAGAAGCAGGAGATCATCGCTACGAATGACCCCTGACATATCAGACTCTGCCAAAGATATGGCAGCAAATACCAGTACCCATGCTTTCACCGGCAgtcccaatcccaatcccGACGAGGCGGGACGCCGGTTGAGATACATCGAACGGCGCGGTCGTCGAGGTTCGCTGATGAGATGA
- the sod2 gene encoding superoxide dismutase sodB (COG:P;~EggNog:ENOG410PUNZ;~InterPro:IPR036314,IPR019833,IPR019832,IPR019831, IPR036324,IPR001189;~PFAM:PF02777,PF00081;~go_function: GO:0004784 - superoxide dismutase activity [Evidence IEA];~go_function: GO:0046872 - metal ion binding [Evidence IEA];~go_process: GO:0006801 - superoxide metabolic process [Evidence IEA];~go_process: GO:0055114 - oxidation-reduction process [Evidence IEA]), with translation MAASLFRTSTRAALRSGASATPRAGVAGLTFARGKATLPDLSYDYGALEPAISGQIMELHHKAHHNTYVNNYNAAVEQLQEAQHKGDISAQIALKPAINFNGGGHLNHTLFWENLAPKSAGGGEPPSGALATAIDNTFGGLDKLQAQINTALAGIQGSGWAWLVKDKQTGQISVRTYANQDPVVGQFQPLLGIDAWEHAYYLQYQNRKAEYFKAIWDVVNWKAVEKRFS, from the exons ATGGCTGCTTCTCTCTTCCGCACCTCTACCCGCGCTGCCCTCCGCTCCGGAGCTTCGGCTACTCCCAGAGCTGGGGTTGCGGGCTTGACTTTTGCCCGGGGCAAGGCTACTCTGCCTGACCTGTCGT ATGACTATGGTGCTCTGGAGCCTGCCATCTCCGGTCAGATCATGGAGCTTCACCACAAGGCTCACCACAACACCTATGTCAACAACTACAACGCCGCCGTTGAGCAGCTCCAGGAGGCTCAGCACAAGGGCGACATTTCCGCTCAGATTGCTCTTAAGCCCGCCATCAACTTCAACGGTGGTGGTCACCTGAACCACACTCTCTTCTGGGAGAACTTGGCCCCCAAGAgcgctggtggtggtgagcCCCCATCGGGTGCTCTCGCTACTGCCATCGACAACACCTTTGGCGGTCTCGACAAGCTCCAGGCACAGATCAACACTGCTCTTGCTGGTATCCAGGGCAGTGGCTGGGCTTGGCTCGTCAAGGACAAGCAGACCGGTCAGATTAGCGTCCGCACCTACGCT AACCAGGACCCCGTCGTTGGCCAGTTCCAGCCCCTCCTCGGTATTGACGCCTGGGAGCACGCCTACTA CCTCCAATACCAGAACCGCAAGGCCGAGTACTTCAAGGCCATCTGGGACGTTGTCAACTGGAAGGCAGTTGAGAAGCGCTTCTCGTAA
- a CDS encoding uncharacterized protein (COG:S;~EggNog:ENOG410PJ10), whose amino-acid sequence MSVESPGDRQGFRAFFANALRPKRSRRVLRKANASTPDLRSTALAQKLDNDIPPVPKLAPLQAHQEKYRAAAGQIDSQLGENRDYTTIIHSLGIHGTGNHEQDAEDWEYDPRRPGEPLIASLSMTLWGMVAENLDPADRASLAFASKTLFNRLGPGPWIELDHPENREYRAEFLVSQDRFLPHHLLCFPCAKFHRRTQEGREKLQPATVINPLFECPNARNAALPAPRHRITHGRTLYFAFVQLAMRAYRFSPYYGITVESLSRRWQRDGWSHHSRYLVSKGRLLMRVVSSTFAPPDLPPSSQRLLLYSREDYWPFFSACAHWRDGELMNVCKCALSHIPKPRPTAGLQGVEHRAKDLAHGRIYNPNAITTLCGKCRPMRRCPDCPSEYLVEIKLTEDRANPKSIHFRHAIVVTRWCDLGDGTSPKSSPEWAAINGEGERYDSFKLLGKRTISGTFESALTDDTIPGQRVLNMNPKGKRLGEAGTNWY is encoded by the coding sequence ATGTCCGTCGAAAGTCCCGGCGACAGACAGGGCTTCCGGGCCTTCTTTGCCAACGCTCTCCGGCCCAAGAGGTCTCGCCGAGTCCTCCGCAAGGCTAACGCATCCACTCCGGACCTTCGCTCAACTGCCCTGGCACAGAAGCTCGACAATGATATCCCCCCGGTCCCTAAACTCGCTCCGTTGCAGGCTCATCAGGAGAAATACCGGGCAGCAGCAGGACAAATCGACTCGCAATTGGGAGAAAACCGCGACTACACCACGATCATACACTCGCTCGGAATCCATGGCACGGGGAACCACGAACAAGACGCGGAAGACTGGGAATATGACCCCCGACGACCAGGAGAGCCATTGATAGCCAGTCTATCAATGACTCTCTGGGGCATGGTAGCCGAGAACCTCGATCCCGCCGATAGAGCCAGCTTAGCCTTCGCCAGCAAAACCTTGTTCAATCGACTCGGTCCAGGGCCCTGGATCGAACTGGACCATCCCGAGAACCGCGAGTATCGCGCTGAGTTCCTCGTCTCGCAGGACCGCTTCCTACCGCACCATCTGCTCTGCTTCCCCTGTGCGAAATTCCACCGTCGGACCCAGGAAGGCCGCGAGAAACTCCAACCAGCAACTGTTATCAACCCGCTCTTCGAGTGCCCGAACGCGCGCAACGCAGCTCTTCCCGCACCCCGTCACCGAATCACCCATGGCCGCACCCTATACTTCGCCTTCGTCCAGCTCGCAATGCGCGCCTACCGCTTCTCTCCATACTACGGCATCACCGTCGAATCCCTCTCCCGCCGCTGGCAACGCGACGGCTGGTCCCATCACTCCCGCTACCTCGTCAGCAAAGGCCGTCTGCTAATGCGAGTTGTAAGCTCGACCTTCGCGCCGCCAGACCTCCCGCCTTCCTCGCAGCGTCTCCTCCTCTACTCCCGCGAGGACTACTGGCCGTTCTTCTCTGCGTGCGCGCACTGGCGCGACGGCGAACTCATGAACGTCTGCAAATGCGCGCTGAGCCATATCCCCAAACCACGGCCCACAGCAGGCCTGCAGGGCGTCGAGCACAGAGCAAAGGACCTCGCCCACGGCCGTATTTACAATCCCAACGCTATCACGACACTCTGCGGGAAATGTCGCCCCATGCGCCGCTGCCCCGATTGTCCCTCCGAGTACCTTGTTGAGATCAAACTCACCGAGGACCGCGCGAATCCGAAGAGCATACACTTCCGACACGCCATCGTCGTCACGCGCTGGTGCGATCTGGGCGATGGGACGAGTCCGAAGTCGTCCCCGGAATGGGCGGCTATTAAcggggagggagagagatATGACTCGTTCAAGTTATTAGGGAAGAGGACTATCTCTGGGACGTTCGAGTCTGCGCTCACGGATGATACCATCCCCGGCCAACGGGTTCTGAATATGAATCCGAAGGGCAAGAGGCTTGGGGAGGCCGGGACGAATTGGTATTGA
- a CDS encoding putative G-patch domain protein (TFIP11) (COG:A;~EggNog:ENOG410PFU8;~InterPro:IPR022783,IPR000467;~PFAM:PF07842,PF12656,PF01585;~go_function: GO:0003676 - nucleic acid binding [Evidence IEA]): protein MEPPSNSSFGGQKRKIADMSSDEDDARPATSFRGFKRASSRSESPPTSGLGARRNPMMQAATPAPRGGNATGGLKGANSFAARMMAKMGYKEGQGLGSSGQGIVNPIEAQARPQGIGLGAVREKTKQAREEEKRAAALRGEEVEEDSSDEERRRRQKKKEARKRAGERSETGTPVPRVAKPKFRTAREIEEDMDGLEVPNVLKSLIDATGKEQKVLTSTAGLMAQQEFVSSGEGEAAKIARRARHDLEAFADEWKGLTERKKYIEMEEAQLVDQLDTNQQKIDQFTELVTTVGQLEIFQDESIAGKFEEVTSKLEALQVKYNDHIDEYRLSETAVAAIHPLFRQAMEEWEPLQDPTFLLSHLRRLQPLLSRKGEDEHRTRSSTSPYETMIYTLWLPRVRSALLNDWDVFDPGPATTLVVSWKEALPSFVYANLLDQQIVPKLSGGLKQWKPRSSRRHPSSEHSSRFPWWLFTWLQYLDEKHTNPKQPTGLMSDAKRKFRVVLDTWDFRKGVVSGVELWKAALGREFDVCLRNHLLPRLGHHLRENFEVNPQDQDLTPLEDIFKWKDWFAPNVLGLLLVAEFFPKWHYILYIWLTNDPNYEEVGEWFSWWRSQIPREVNELVIVDDEWKKGLQTMDLASRLGDRAVTELPPPTQPSAVPEPQPQAKPTQPPAETRKPRVVEEVAFKDILEGWCAEQGLLIIPLREAHPQNGQPLFRITASATGRGGVVAFIQGDVVWVQNKKAKEIWEPVGLEEGLVEKAEGR from the coding sequence ATGGAACCCCCCTCAAACTCGTCTTTTGGCGGCCAAAAACGCAAGATTGCCGACATGAGCTccgacgaggacgatgcgCGCCCCGCGACGAGCTTTCGCGGCTTCAAGAGAGCTTCATCTCGATCCGAATCGCCTCCGACATCTGGCTTAGGAGCCCGTCGCAATCCCATGATGCAGGCAGCTACCCCCGCTCCGAGAGGTGGAAATGCCACCGGGGGGTTAAAAGGCGCCAACTCGTTCGCCGCGCGCATGATGGCCAAGATGGGATACAAAGAAGGTCAAGGTCTGGGATCTAGCGGCCAGGGTATTGTCAATCCGATCGAGGCGCAGGCTCGTCCACAGGGTATCGGTTTGGGTGCGGTCCGGGAGAAGACGAAACAAGCTCGAGAGGAGGAAAAGCGGGCCGCAGCCTTGCGGGGAGAAGAAGTGGAAGAAGATAGCTCGGATGAGGAACGGAGACGACggcaaaagaagaaggaagcgCGCAAACGAGCAGGGGAACGCAGTGAGACGGGCACCCCGGTTCCACGTGTTGCGAAACCCAAGTTCCGTACTGCTCGAGAAATCGAGGAGGATATGGATGGTCTGGAGGTTCCGAATGTGCTCAAGTCCTTGATTGATGCAACCGGAAAGGAGCAGAAAGTCTTGACCTCAACGGCTGGGTTGATGGCCCAACAGGAGTTTGTGAGCTCAGGCGAAGGGGAGGCTGCGAAGATTGCACGACGGGCCCGACACGATTTGGAAGCCTTCGCCGATGAATGGAAAGGCTTGACAGAACGAAAGAAGTATattgagatggaggaggcACAATTAGTGGATCAGCTTGACACAAACCAGCAAAAGATTGATCAATTCACGGAGCTGGTTACAACGGTTGGGCAGCTGGAGATCTTCCAGGACGAGAGCATTGCAGGAAAGTTCGAGGAAGTCACCAGCAAACTCGAAGCATTGCAAGTCAAATACAACGATCACATCGACGAATATCGTCTATCAGAGACGGCGGTAGCCGCAATTCACCCTCTCTTCCGCCAGGCAATGGAAGAGTGGGAACCTTTACAGGACCCAACATTCCTACTATCACATCTACGTCGTCTCCAGCCCTTGTTGTCTCGCAAGGGCGAAGACGAACACAGAACTCggtcatcaacatcaccctATGAAACCATGATCTACACTTTATGGCTACCCCGTGTGCGCTCCGCACTTCTCAACGACTGGGATGTATTCGATCCGGGCCCGGCCACGACGCTGGTCGTCTCGTGGAAAGAGGCTCTTCCATCCTTCGTATACGCTAATCTCCTCGACCAACAGATCGTCCCGAAGCTAAGCGGCGGCCTAAAACAATGGAAGCCGCGCAGCAGCAGGCGGCATCCATCATCCGAGCACAGCTCGCGCTTTCCCTGGTGGCTCTTCACATGGCTCCAATACCTCGACGAAAAACACACAAACCCCAAACAACCGACAGGGCTTATGTCCGACGCGAAGCGCAAATTCCGCGTTGTCCTGGACACCTGGGATTTCCGCAAGGGCGTCGTCAGCGGCGTGGAATTATGGAAAGCTGCCCTGGGGCGCGAATTTGACGTCTGCCTGCGCAACCATCTCCTCCCGCGTCTGGGTCACCATCTTCGCGAAAACTTCGAAGTCAACCCGCAAGACCAAGACCTGACACCCCTGGAAGACATCTTCAAATGGAAGGACTGGTTCGCGCCCAACGTACTGGGCCTTCTGCTCGTTGCAGAATTCTTCCCCAAATGGCACTACATCCTCTACATCTGGCTCACCAACGATCCCAACTACGAAGAGGTCGGCGAGTGGTTCTCTTGGTGGCGGTCCCAGATCCCGCGCGAAGTCAATGAGCTCGTCATCGTCGACGACGAATGGAAGAAGGGTCTACAGACCATGGACCTCGCCTCCCGTCTCGGCGATCGCGCCGTTACCGAACTCCCCCCACCAACACAACCATCCGCCGTCCCAGAACCCCAACCTCAAGCCAAACCCACACAACCACCAGCAGAAACCCGCAAGCCCCGCGTGGTCGAGGAAGTCGCCTTCAAGGATATCCTCGAAGGTTGGTGCGCCGAACAAGGCCTCCTTATTATTCCGCTTCGCGAGGCGCATCCGCAAAATGGACAGCCGTTGTTCCGGATTACGGCCAGTGCTACTGGGCGTGGTGGTGTGGTTGCGTTTATTCAGGGTGATGTGGTCTGGGTGCAGAATAAGAAGGCGAAGGAGATCTGGGAGCCGGTTGGGTTGGAGGAAGGCTTAGTTGAGAAGGCAGAGGGGAGGTAA
- the psf3 gene encoding DNA replication protein PSF3 (BUSCO:EOG09264O2D;~COG:L;~EggNog:ENOG410PNMZ;~InterPro:IPR038437,IPR021151,IPR010492,IPR036224;~PFAM:PF05916) produces MSYYDVDSILTDAQKLPCTFELEVPGLGILEGNPGEDLKPGTRIDLPLWLGEMLSIGARLGTSRLVSLDLPSALSERVMNALKADPRTVDLRALAPHFYNLSERILELFEEEEMVDVLSNTFRKRAAEIADHAHNPRGAMGDGVEFLRGLDETERQLFRIAHDSAKQMRIWSGEAKKPKT; encoded by the exons ATGTCGTATTACGATGTGGATTCTATTCTAACGGATGCTCAG AAATTGCCCTGCACATTTGAGCTCGAAGTCCCCGGGCTTGGCATTCTCGAGGGCAATCCGGGAGAAGAT CTCAAACCGGGGACACGAATTGACCTTCCATTATGGCTAGGGGAAATGCTTTCCATCGG AGCACGGCTGGGGACGTCTCGACTGGTCAGCCTTGATCTCCCATCTGCATTATCCGAGCGAGTGATGAATGCGCTGAAGGCTGACCCTCGGACTGTGGATTTGCGGGCTCTGGCGCCGCATTTTTACAACTTGAGTGAGCGGATCCTCGAATTGtttgaggaagaggagatggTGGATGTATTGAGTAAT ACGTTCCGAAAGCGGGCTGCAGAGATCGCTGATCATGCACATAATCCTCGAGGGGCCATGGGGGACGGTGTTGAATTCTTACGTGGTCTTGATGAAACAGAACGTCAAT TGTTCCGCATTGCCCACGACAGTGCCAAGCAGATGCGCATTTGGTCCGGCGAGGCAAAAAAGCCAAAGACTTGA
- a CDS encoding uncharacterized protein (COG:S;~EggNog:ENOG410PR4E): protein MLFNLGLTADAAAAHESDLVGPQSPPNPPTRASSPLTALSSLPSLGTIYNKYKTMEPQATHGAALRDMTRSPVESVLSSDGEHSVVDTGFRASRVGRSHSVRKSLRPKTSYQLAHPASHAHHRCFKIRPKLLLQLQQVSHTPRPLPILDVLPSTVFLPRLARKFPTIFRGKNGLGPNDLIIVTSDLYDADPRDRTSQGDDSEDDEQQEVVATICQLLNEEDLSKGKAEICFNRGPAWEATPLPNGAYEFVARTAQGVQTLRWVPRGSKSRRVSAPPGSPVQPESKRFTFSVINPNTRRHPVLASMTRNNLEVFDQYSMPTAAPSSLPTSAMSMISDGSDDTPVDRNLIAVDDDLRLLIIITSIWVAFREGWSHNFRYNDSALVLNSKMSSPVVSRHASPTTIKHAPDYFSVDKEGQTVENPPRKHRVSMSNVPLSSERLKSLASARLAKRSNSTGAAFIERSNRRSSGSKRPQRHSFLPPSDLSRDGVAGLEAIPSESITNGSGQAKNGNPHSENTVKFANPEPTSEKPRRKASQRVPQPEPTTSRGLDGQTSESSPPAPKSKRRHRISGFFDCIFRRHH, encoded by the coding sequence ATGCTGTTTAATCTCGGATTGACCGCTGATGCCGCCGCTGCCCACGAGAGCGATCTCGTCGGCCCCCAATCCCCTCCGAATCCCCCCACCAGAGCCTCCTCACCATTGACTGCGCTCTCCTCTTTACCAAGCCTAGGGACCATCTACAATAAATATAAGACAATGGAACCACAGGCAACCCATGGTGCTGCCCTGCGCGACATGACCCGGAGTCCTGTCGAATCCGTCTTGTCCAGCGACGGCGAGCATTCCGTCGTCGATACTGGCTTTCGCGCATCTCGTGTCGGCCGTTCACATTCTGTCAGAAAATCTCTACGACCAAAAACTTCCTACCAATTGGCCCACCCCGCCAGTCATGCCCACCATCGATGCTTCAAAATCCGCCCCAAgctcctgttgcagctccaGCAGGTGTCTCATACTCCCCGTCCGCTTCCCATCCTTGACGTCCTCCCCTCCACCGTCTTCCTACCCCGACTCGCGCGCAAATTTCCTACAATCTTTCGCGGAAAGAACGGTCTTGGTCCCAATGACCTGATCATCGTCACAAGCGACTTGTATGACGCGGATCCAAGAGATAGGACGTCACAGGGCGACGACAGCGAGGATGATGAACAACAGGAGGTGGTCGCAACCATTTGCCAATTGCTCAACGAGGAGGACTTGTCCAAAGGAAAAGCGGAAATATGCTTCAATCGTGGTCCTGCGTGGGAAGCAACACCCCTCCCCAACGGTGCCTATGAGTTCGTTGCACGCACGGCCCAGGGTGTCCAAACACTGCGGTGGGTTCCGCGTGGATCGAAGAGCCGTCGCGTATCCGCTCCCCCGGGCTCGCCTGTGCAGCCAGAATCCAAGCGATTCACCTTTAGCGTTATCAACCCCAACACACGCCGCCATCCAGTGCTCGCTAGCATGACCCGCAACAACCTCGAGGTCTTTGATCAGTACTCAATGCCCACTGCTGCCCCGAGTAGTCTCCCCACATCCGCCATGTCCATGATCAGCGACGGTTCTGACGACACTCCAGTAGATCGCAACCTAATCGCTGTGGATGATGATCTCCGCCTCCtgatcatcatcaccagtaTCTGGGTCGCGTTTCGAGAGGGTTGGTCGCATAACTTTAGATACAATGATTCGGCCTTGGTGTTGAACTCGAAGATGTCCTCACCTGTTGTTTCCAGGCATGCTTCACCAACTACCATCAAACATGCACCTGATTACTTTTCGGTTGATAAGGAAGGTCAGACAGTGGAGAACCCGCCGCGTAAACACCGCGTGTCCATGTCCAATGTCCCGTTGTCGTCAGAGCGCCTCAAGTCGTTGGCCTCTGCTAGATTGGCGAAACGTTCGAACTCCACTGGCGCTGCATTCATTGAGCGATCCAATCGACGGAGCTCGGGGAGCAAACGACCTCAACGACACAGCTTCTTGCCCCCGAGCGACCTCTCCCGCGACGGCGTCGCTGGCCTAGAGGCAATTCCGTCGGAAAGCATCACAAACGGTAGTGGGCAGGCCAAGAATGGGAACCCTCACTCTGAGAATACGGTCAAGTTTGCCAACCCTGAGCCCACATCCGAGAAACCTCGTCGCAAAGCCAGCCAGCGCGTCCCGCAACCCGAACCAACAACCTCAAGGGGCCTTGATGGACAAACTTCAGAGTCAAGTCCTCCCGCCCCCAAATCGAAGCGTCGACACCGCATTAGCGGGTTTTTCGACTGCATCTTCCGACGACACCATTGA